One window from the genome of Nicotiana tomentosiformis chromosome 5, ASM39032v3, whole genome shotgun sequence encodes:
- the LOC138892822 gene encoding uncharacterized protein, whose translation MDDFSSRQRKKLKRDCQDYYWYKPYLFRICTNNVIRRCVPEEEQGDILGAWHSSPYGDHHGGARTAAKVLSFGFYWLTLDKDASELLAVDYVSKWVEAAALSNNEARSVVAFLKKNIFTRFGTPRAIKSDEGSHFCNKAFDTLLGKYGVTHKVTTPYHPQARGQVEVSNREIKSILSKTMNANWTDWSKKLDDALWAYRTTDKTPIGMSLYLLVFENVFHLPVELEHKEMWALKKLNLYWDVAANLRHYLGKVGDSHMVAVIHFTLRQWFNREAEATLQREEVNLLRVEVEGSFGGQLNLCSGGVYIHAVSATLFHSTSEESESASQTFEPVDIPDTVRQIVQDIPDDG comes from the exons atGGATGACTTCTCTTCAagacaaaggaagaagctcaaaagggattgtcaagattattattggtataaaccataccttttccggatttgtacgaaTAATGTGATTAGGaggtgtgtaccggaagaagagcaaggtgatattcttggggcttggcattcttcgccatatggtgatcatcatggtggagcaagaacggcggccaaagtgcttagttTTGGTTTCTATTGGCTTACTCTTGACAAGGATGCTAGCGagttg ctcgcggtggattatgtgtccaaatgggttgaggccgccGCTTTATCCaataatgaggcgagaagtgtagtggccttcttgaagaagaatatttttacaagatttggtactccacgtgcaatcaAAAGCGATGAggggtcacacttttgcaacaaggcttttgacactttacttggcaagtatggtgttactcacaaggtcacgactccctatcacccacaagctagggggcaagtggaagtctccaaccgggagataaagagtatcttgtctaaaacgATGAATGCTAattggacggattggtccaagaagcttgatgatgcgttatgggcttatcggacgactgacaaaacacctatcggaatgtctctaTACCTATTGGTGTTCGAAAACGTTTTTCATCTTCCGGTTGAACTAGAGCACAAGgaaatgtgggctctaaagaagttgaatctttattgggatgtagccgctaacttgagg CACTACTTGGgcaaggttggagatagccatATGGTGGCAGTCATTCACTTCACTTTAAG acaatggtttAATCGTGAGGCTGAGGCGACACTACAAAGGGAAGAAGTGAATCTTCTAAGGGTCGAAGTAGAG ggaagctttGGAGGGCAACTCAACCTCTGTTCAGGAGGAGTATACATCCATGCAGTGTCGGCCACTTTATTTCACAGCACTTCTGAGGAGTCAGAGAGTGCTAGCCAGACCTTTGAGCCAGTAGATATACCAGACACAGTGAGACAGATTGTACAAGATATCCCTGATGATGGTTGA